The Solanum lycopersicum chromosome 9, SLM_r2.1 genome window below encodes:
- the LOC101252915 gene encoding G-type lectin S-receptor-like serine/threonine-protein kinase SD2-5 isoform X1 — translation MKIYELFFLICWLAHGYCTSDIHIGYQVSLAIPTSYSRGFIGRAFLMETDHNQIGPNFRGAISVEASNDKYTCSLDVFLGDVKVWSSGHLSQFYTIDKCTLQLTQYGDLLLKGGLDDRVGWKAGTSGQGVQRLDLLGTGNLVLVDAMNLIKWQSFNFPTNIMLWGQRLSSRTRLTSFPSNSNLSYSFEIQYDKIALYLSSEKLKYSYWEYTPLDLDGLNITYVELTSNALEIFNNENYRIGRITSDKTEPLRFLALGNSTGNLRFYYYSYDKGKFEASYQALNTSCDLPLACKPHGICTFSEKCSCIRLIKRGDGLLSDCTENVTEGICGRNDSQMLELQGVTSVLKSNPYKVNVTKEICANLCLDNCTCVAALHFSFEDDPAKPGECYMYGLARGVKQIERDGRLSYMVKVPKGTDQGHDKHSHWKKWIPIVVGVVDGVVLILVLGGVGYYIIRKRRKSCPDTGHSN, via the exons ATGAAAATTTATGagcttttttttctcatttgcTGGTTGGCTCATGGCTACTGCACCTCTGATATTCACATTGGTTATCAGGTAAGTCTTGCTATACCAACATCATATAGCAGAGGATTTATAGGCAGGGCTTTTCTTATGGAAACTGATCACAACCAAATTGGACCAAATTTTAGAGGTGCAATCAGTGTTGAAGCCAGTAATGATAAATACACATGTTCACTTGATGTTTTTCTGGGAGATGTAAAGGTTTGGAGTTCTGGTCATTTGTCACAATTCTACACAATAGACAAATGTACACTTCAGCTAACTCAGTATGGAGACTTATTGTTGAAAGGGGGTCTAGATGATAGAGTTGGATGGAAAGCTGGAACTTCAGGACAAGGTGTGCAG AGACTGGACTTACTTGGGACAGGTAATTTGGTGTTAGTTGATGCTATGAACTTGATTAAATGGCAAAGTTTCAATTTTCCAACAAATATTATGCTTTGGGGTCAGAGACTAAGCTCAAGAACTCGGTTAACGTCTTTCCCTAGCAACTCTAATTTGTCATATTCTTTTGAGATTCAGTATGACAAGATTGCATTGTACTTATCCTctgaaaaattgaaatactcGTACTGGGAATATACACCTTTGGACTTAGATGGACTGAATATCACGTATGTTGAGTTAACTTCTAACGCGCTAGAGATATTCAACAACGAAAACTATAGAATTGGAAGGATAACATCAGACAAGACAGAGCCCTTGAGATTTTTAGCATTGGGAAATAGCACAGGGAATTTGAGATTTTACTATTACTCATATGACAAAGGAAAGTTTGAAGCTTCATATCAAGCATTAAACACTAGTTGTGATCTTCCGTTGGCATGTAAACCTCATGGTATTTGTACATTTTCAGAGAAGTGTTCTTGCATTAGACTAATAAAAAGAGGAGATGGATTGCTTTCTGATTGCACTGAAAATGTAACAGAGGGAATTTGTGGAAGAAATGATTCCCAAATGCTAGAATTACAAGGCGTTACGAGTGTATTAAAAAGCAATCCTTATAAGGTTAACGTGACCAAAGAAATATGTGCAAATTTGTGCTTGGATAACTGTACATGTGTTGCAGCATTACATTTTTCTTTCGAGGATGATCCTGCGAAACCTGGAGAATGCTATATGTATGGACTAGCTAGAGGAGTTAAACAAATCGAAAGAGATGGAAGACTGAGTTATATGGTAAAGGTACCAAAAGGGACTGATCAAGGTCATGATAAGCACTCGCATTGGAAGAAATGGATTCCGATTGTTGTAGGAGTGGTTGATGGAGTTGTATTGATACTTGTTTTAGGAGGAGTTGGATACTATATAATACGAAAGAGAAGAAAGTCGTGCCCAGATACCGGTCACAGCAATTGA
- the LOC101252915 gene encoding G-type lectin S-receptor-like serine/threonine-protein kinase SD2-5 isoform X2, whose product METDHNQIGPNFRGAISVEASNDKYTCSLDVFLGDVKVWSSGHLSQFYTIDKCTLQLTQYGDLLLKGGLDDRVGWKAGTSGQGVQRLDLLGTGNLVLVDAMNLIKWQSFNFPTNIMLWGQRLSSRTRLTSFPSNSNLSYSFEIQYDKIALYLSSEKLKYSYWEYTPLDLDGLNITYVELTSNALEIFNNENYRIGRITSDKTEPLRFLALGNSTGNLRFYYYSYDKGKFEASYQALNTSCDLPLACKPHGICTFSEKCSCIRLIKRGDGLLSDCTENVTEGICGRNDSQMLELQGVTSVLKSNPYKVNVTKEICANLCLDNCTCVAALHFSFEDDPAKPGECYMYGLARGVKQIERDGRLSYMVKVPKGTDQGHDKHSHWKKWIPIVVGVVDGVVLILVLGGVGYYIIRKRRKSCPDTGHSN is encoded by the exons ATGGAAACTGATCACAACCAAATTGGACCAAATTTTAGAGGTGCAATCAGTGTTGAAGCCAGTAATGATAAATACACATGTTCACTTGATGTTTTTCTGGGAGATGTAAAGGTTTGGAGTTCTGGTCATTTGTCACAATTCTACACAATAGACAAATGTACACTTCAGCTAACTCAGTATGGAGACTTATTGTTGAAAGGGGGTCTAGATGATAGAGTTGGATGGAAAGCTGGAACTTCAGGACAAGGTGTGCAG AGACTGGACTTACTTGGGACAGGTAATTTGGTGTTAGTTGATGCTATGAACTTGATTAAATGGCAAAGTTTCAATTTTCCAACAAATATTATGCTTTGGGGTCAGAGACTAAGCTCAAGAACTCGGTTAACGTCTTTCCCTAGCAACTCTAATTTGTCATATTCTTTTGAGATTCAGTATGACAAGATTGCATTGTACTTATCCTctgaaaaattgaaatactcGTACTGGGAATATACACCTTTGGACTTAGATGGACTGAATATCACGTATGTTGAGTTAACTTCTAACGCGCTAGAGATATTCAACAACGAAAACTATAGAATTGGAAGGATAACATCAGACAAGACAGAGCCCTTGAGATTTTTAGCATTGGGAAATAGCACAGGGAATTTGAGATTTTACTATTACTCATATGACAAAGGAAAGTTTGAAGCTTCATATCAAGCATTAAACACTAGTTGTGATCTTCCGTTGGCATGTAAACCTCATGGTATTTGTACATTTTCAGAGAAGTGTTCTTGCATTAGACTAATAAAAAGAGGAGATGGATTGCTTTCTGATTGCACTGAAAATGTAACAGAGGGAATTTGTGGAAGAAATGATTCCCAAATGCTAGAATTACAAGGCGTTACGAGTGTATTAAAAAGCAATCCTTATAAGGTTAACGTGACCAAAGAAATATGTGCAAATTTGTGCTTGGATAACTGTACATGTGTTGCAGCATTACATTTTTCTTTCGAGGATGATCCTGCGAAACCTGGAGAATGCTATATGTATGGACTAGCTAGAGGAGTTAAACAAATCGAAAGAGATGGAAGACTGAGTTATATGGTAAAGGTACCAAAAGGGACTGATCAAGGTCATGATAAGCACTCGCATTGGAAGAAATGGATTCCGATTGTTGTAGGAGTGGTTGATGGAGTTGTATTGATACTTGTTTTAGGAGGAGTTGGATACTATATAATACGAAAGAGAAGAAAGTCGTGCCCAGATACCGGTCACAGCAATTGA